The Rhododendron vialii isolate Sample 1 chromosome 5a, ASM3025357v1 genome contains a region encoding:
- the LOC131327170 gene encoding ubiquitin carboxyl-terminal hydrolase 4-like, translating to MGATGSRLEKALGDQFPEGERYFGLENFGNTCYCNSVLQALYFCVPFREQLLEYYATNKNPGDAEENLLTCLADLFTQINSQKKKTGVIAPKRFVQRVRKQNEVFRGYMHQDAHEFLNFLLNELVDILEKESHAVKTSPETSPPSEKIANGPKNPEANGVKKEPLVTWVHKNFQGILTNETRCLRCETVTARDETFLDLSLDIEQNSSITSCLKNFSSTETLNAEDKFFCDKCCSLQEAQKRMKIKKPPQVLVIHLKRFKYMENLGRYKKLSYRVVFPLELKLSNTTDDNDSEYSLFAVVVHVGSGPNHGHYVSLVKSHNHWLFFDDENVEIIDESAVQTFFGSAQEYSSNTDHGYILFYESLTDNGKN from the exons ATGGGTGCTACGGGGTCGAGGCTCGAGAAGGCTCTCGGAGACCAATTTCCCGAAGGCGAACGATACTTTGGACTCGAGAATTTCGGCAACACCTGCTATTGCAACAGCGTCTTGCag GCACTTTATTTCTGTGTTCCATTCCGTGAACAATTACTAGAGTATTATGCAACTAATAAAAATCCGGGGGATGCTGAAGAGAATCTTCTTACTTGTTTGGCAGATTTATTTACACAG ATAAATTCgcagaagaagaaaacaggTGTCATCGCTCCAAAACGGTTTGTCCAGCGAGTGAGGAAACAGAACGAGGTTTTCCGAGGGTACATGCACCAG GATGCCCATGAATTTTTGAACTTCTTGTTAAATGAGCTTGTTGACATATTGGAGAAAGAGTCCCATGCAGTGAAAACTTCTCCAGAAACTTCCCCACCCTCTGAAAAGATTGCAAATGGACCAAAGAACCCTGAGGCCAATGGTGTTAAGAAAGAGCCACTAGTTACGTGGGTTCATAAAAATTTTCAG GGTATTCTTACCAATGAAACAAGGTGCCTACGGTGTGAGACTGTAACAGCAAGGGACGAGACTTTTTTAGATTTGAGCCTTGATATCGAACAGAACAGTTCAATAACGAGTTGCCTAAAAAATTTCAGCTCCACAGAAACCCTGAATGCGGAGGACAAATTCTTTTGTGATAAGTGCTGCAG CTTACAAGAAGCCCAGAAGAGGATGAAGATAAAGAAACCGCCTCAGGTCCTTGTTATTCACCTGAAGCGTTTCAAGTACATGGAGAACCTTGGTCGGTACAAGAAGTTGTCTTACCGCGTTGTGTTCCCGCTGGAGCTTAAACTGAGCAACACCACGGATGATAACGATTCCGAATACTCCTTATTTGCTGTCGTCGTTCACGTCGGGAGTGGGCCAAACCATGGGCACTATGTCAGCCTCGTGAAAAGCCATAACCATTGGCTCTTCTTTGACGATGAGAACGTGGAGATAATCGATGAGTCGGCCGTTCAAACCTTTTTCGGATCCGCTCAGGAGTATTCGAGCAACACAGATCATGGGTACATTCTCTTCTACGAGAGTCTTACTGATAATGGAAAGAATTAG
- the LOC131327171 gene encoding ubiquinol oxidase, mitochondrial isoform X1: MNQLVARAVLRRLIGGRSCNRCLSTSTAALVVARPFDETAVLWRQGHGWGAIGGAEWRRAMSTAAERTKTTPAVEEKDRKESVAADEKKKDGGEVMVSSYWGISRPKVTRDDGTEWPWNCFMPWETYQSDLSVDLSKHHVPKTFLDKVAFRTVKILRIPTDIFFQRRYGCRAMMLETVAAVPGMVGGMLLHLRSLRKFEHSGGWIKALIEEAENERMHLMTMVELVKPKWYERFLVLAVQGVFFNAFFVLYTLSPKVAHRVVGYLEEEAIHSYTEYLKDIDSGKIENVPAPAIAIDYWRLPKDATLKDVITVIRADEAHHRDVNHFASVSTTELGDTRASVCFHIPDMFHDIYVVAMDRGRFPGKGRKWDLTHYTPMMSLLDVSLEELENRMSIFLLNFCRPCAFSKYQ; the protein is encoded by the exons ATGAATCAGCTGGTGGCGAGGGCAGTACTACGGCGATTAATCGGCGGCCGGAGCTGTAACCGCTGCTTGTCGACTTCGACGGCGGCGTTGGTTGTTGCAAGGCCGTTTGACGAGACGGCGGTGCTGTGGCGACAGGGCCACGGTTGGGGAGCAATCGGCGGGGCAGAGTGGAGGAGGGCTATGAGCACGGCGGCGGAGAGGACGAAGACGACGCCGGCGGTGGAGGAGAAGGATCGGAAGGAGAGTGTTGCGGCGGACGAGAAGAAAAAGGACGGTGGTGAAGTTATGGTTTCGAGCTATTGGGGGATTTCGAGACCGAAGGTTACCAGAGACGACGGGACAGAGTGGCCGTGGAACTGTTTCATG CCATGGGAGACTTACCAATCAGACTTGTCCGTAGATCTCAGCAAGCACCATGTACCAAAAACATTTCTGGATAAAGTTGCTTTCCGGACTGTGAAGATCCTCCGAATTCCTACAGATATATTTTTCCAG AGACGGTATGGCTGTCGTGCAATGATGCTGGAAACTGTGGCTGCTGTGCCTGGTATGGTGGGAGGAATGCTTCTTCACCTTAGGTCTCTGCGCAAGTTTGAGCACAGTGGTGGTTGGATCAAAGCACTGATTGAAGAAGCAGAAAACGAGAGGATGCACCTTATGACCATGGTGGAGCTTGTGAAGCCCAAATGGTATGAGAGGTTTCTGGTTCTCGCTGTGCAGGGGGTCTTTTTCAATGCCTTCTTTGTGCTTTATACGCTCTCTCCCAAAGTGGCACACAGAGTTGTTGGATATCTGGAAGAGGAGGCTATACATTCATATACCGAGTACTTGAAGGATATTGATagtggaaaaattgaaaatgtaccAGCTCCTGCCATAGCTATAGACTATTGGCGACTGCCCAAAGATGCGACACTGAAGGATGTTATAACTGTCATCCGTGCTGATGAAGCTCACCATCGAGATGTCAACCATTTCGCTTCTGTAAGTACTACTGAACTTGGAGACACACGTGCATCTGTTTGCTTTCATATACCAGATATGTTTCATGATATATATGTAGTAGCTATGGATAGAGGTCGATTTCCAGGAAAGGGTAGAAAATGGGACCTAACCCATTATACGCCCATGATGTCCTTGCTTGATGTTAGTTTAGAAGAATTGGAGAATAGAATGAGCATTTTTCTTCTGAATTTTTGCCGGCCTTGTGCTTTTAGCAAGTATCAGTAA
- the LOC131327171 gene encoding ubiquinol oxidase, mitochondrial isoform X2, which produces MNQLVARAVLRRLIGGRSCNRCLSTSTAALVVARPFDETAVLWRQGHGWGAIGGAEWRRAMSTAAERTKTTPAVEEKDRKESVAADEKKKDGGEVMVSSYWGISRPKVTRDDGTEWPWNCFMPWETYQSDLSVDLSKHHVPKTFLDKVAFRTVKILRIPTDIFFQRRYGCRAMMLETVAAVPGMVGGMLLHLRSLRKFEHSGGWIKALIEEAENERMHLMTMVELVKPKWYERFLVLAVQGVFFNAFFVLYTLSPKVAHRVVGYLEEEAIHSYTEYLKDIDSGKIENVPAPAIAIDYWRLPKDATLKDVITVIRADEAHHRDVNHFASDIHYQGKELRDAPAPVGYH; this is translated from the exons ATGAATCAGCTGGTGGCGAGGGCAGTACTACGGCGATTAATCGGCGGCCGGAGCTGTAACCGCTGCTTGTCGACTTCGACGGCGGCGTTGGTTGTTGCAAGGCCGTTTGACGAGACGGCGGTGCTGTGGCGACAGGGCCACGGTTGGGGAGCAATCGGCGGGGCAGAGTGGAGGAGGGCTATGAGCACGGCGGCGGAGAGGACGAAGACGACGCCGGCGGTGGAGGAGAAGGATCGGAAGGAGAGTGTTGCGGCGGACGAGAAGAAAAAGGACGGTGGTGAAGTTATGGTTTCGAGCTATTGGGGGATTTCGAGACCGAAGGTTACCAGAGACGACGGGACAGAGTGGCCGTGGAACTGTTTCATG CCATGGGAGACTTACCAATCAGACTTGTCCGTAGATCTCAGCAAGCACCATGTACCAAAAACATTTCTGGATAAAGTTGCTTTCCGGACTGTGAAGATCCTCCGAATTCCTACAGATATATTTTTCCAG AGACGGTATGGCTGTCGTGCAATGATGCTGGAAACTGTGGCTGCTGTGCCTGGTATGGTGGGAGGAATGCTTCTTCACCTTAGGTCTCTGCGCAAGTTTGAGCACAGTGGTGGTTGGATCAAAGCACTGATTGAAGAAGCAGAAAACGAGAGGATGCACCTTATGACCATGGTGGAGCTTGTGAAGCCCAAATGGTATGAGAGGTTTCTGGTTCTCGCTGTGCAGGGGGTCTTTTTCAATGCCTTCTTTGTGCTTTATACGCTCTCTCCCAAAGTGGCACACAGAGTTGTTGGATATCTGGAAGAGGAGGCTATACATTCATATACCGAGTACTTGAAGGATATTGATagtggaaaaattgaaaatgtaccAGCTCCTGCCATAGCTATAGACTATTGGCGACTGCCCAAAGATGCGACACTGAAGGATGTTATAACTGTCATCCGTGCTGATGAAGCTCACCATCGAGATGTCAACCATTTCGCTTCT GATATCCATTACCAGGGGAAGGAGTTGAGGGATGCACCAGCTCCTGTTGGTTACCATTAA
- the LOC131327172 gene encoding serine/arginine-rich splicing factor SC35 yields MSHFGKAGPPDIIDTYSLLVLNISFRTTADDLFPYFDKYGKVVDIFIPRDRRTGESRGFAFVRYKYQDEAQKAVDRLDGRLIHGREIMVQFAKYGPNAERIDKGRVIEPVPRTSSRLRSRSPRRRYRDDYHRDYDYPRRRSRSRSLDRYDHDRYRGRERDYHHRSRSRSASPDYDRGRGKGRYDDHQSRSRSRSFESASPRRDSLSPRRSLSPRKKPSSRGESPDRRSYDERSPTPRSVSPRRRPADSRSSSPCNSDLDE; encoded by the exons atgtcGCACTTTGGGAAGGCAGGCCCGCCGGATATCATAGACACCTACTCGCTTCTCGTCCTCAACATCAGTTTCC GTACAACTGCTGATGATTTGTTCCCGTACTTCGACAAGTATGGAAAGGTGGTGGACATCTTCATTCCCAGGGAtcgaag GACTGGTGAATCGCGTGGGTTTGCGTTTGTTCGTTATAAGTACCAAGATGAAGCTCAGAAGGCTGTTGATAGGCTAGatg GGAGGCTTATTCATGGCCGAGAAATTATGGTTCAGTTTGCGAAGTATGGGCCAAATGCAGAGCGGAT TGACAAGGGAAGGGTCATTGAACCAGTTCCAAGAACCAGTAGTAGGTTGAGAAGCCGCAGCCCTCGGCGAAG gTACCGAGATGATTATCATAGGGACTATGACTATCCCAGGAGGAGAAGTCGCAGCAGGAGTTTGGATAGGTATGACCATGACAGATATcgtgggagggagagagattacCACCATCGAAGCAGGAGTCGCAGTGCTAGTCCTGATTATGACAGAGGTCGTGGGAAAGGGCGATATGATGATCATCAGAGCAGGAGTAGGAGTCGATCGTTTGAGAG TGCCTCCCCTCGTCGAGATAGTCTTAGTCCACGGAGAAGTTTGTCCCCTCGCAAGAAACCCTCCTCCAGGGGTGAGAGTCCTGACAGGCGCAGCTATGATGAAAGGTCTCCAACCCCACGAAGTGTTTCACCAAGGCGTCGACCTGCCGATTCTCGAAGCTCTTCTCCTTGCAATTCTGACCTTGAT GAGTGA
- the LOC131326727 gene encoding uncharacterized protein LOC131326727 has protein sequence MEEKPSRANLKRSFPEDDDSNKPPMQKRIRFPKGKKVKPGEEKVDVWKPSEDAQSAKNDPRRAAKERAMRRNQMTTELCSEENRGMVHDITSVEVKYAEGETFVEEGIRFEPFNLEQEREEGYFDEQGNFVEYIDNEIKDAWLDSVEVDTKLAREGFTVTHDKDNIEEDSDGELSSEEIGTIKRRIADALEPGETILQALRRLKGTSNNKKEKMSPETKLRFDQLTEDAMKLMENGDFNVYEEKQEVFEREAEGYERLARAREEGISMDTGKGNFNASFTNDFIANETDFGGAFSVLNTAVGPSNLNIPTEGALPDGDDSLDMFAEDDESAAANPTTDGGHLVSGPDHDRIGQPLESGGWQNDYVYDEASGYYYSSSSGYYYDPSSGLYCCATSGQWYSYNEATGSYNEIQEAPVGIS, from the exons ATGGAAGAGAAGCCATCGCGAGCCAATCTGAAGCGTTCGTTTCCTGAAGACGACGACTCCAACAAACCCCCCAT GCAGAAGAGAATTCGGTTTCCAAAGGGTAAGAAGGTGAAACCTGGAGAAGAAAAGGTGGATGTATGGAAGCCTTCTGAAGATGCTCAGAGTGCGAAAAATGATCCGCGTCGTGCGGCAAAGGAGCGTGCAATGCGGCGGAATCAGATGACTACTGAACTCTGCAGTGAAGAAAATAGAGGGATGGTTCATGACATTACATCCGTGGAAGTTAAATATGCG GAGGGTGAGACATTTGTCGAGGAAGGGATTCGGTTTGAACCTTTTAATCTggaacaagagagagaagaaggttaTTTTGATGAACAGGGAAATTTCGTCGAGTACATTGATAATGAGATCAAG GACGCGTGGCTTGACAGCGTTGAGGTTGATACTAAACTTGCTCGAGAGGGATTCACAGTAACACATGACAAGGACAACATTGAAGAGGACAGTGATGGTGAACTGTCATCTGAAGAAATTGGAACAATTAAAAGGCGAATAGCTGATGCGTTGGAGCCTGGAGAAACG ATTCTACAAGCATTGAGAAGGCTGAAAGGAACATCAAATAACAAGAAGGAAAAGATGTCTCCCGAAACAAAACTTCGCTTTGATCAGCTTACTGAAGATGCCATGAAACTGATGGAGAATGGTGATTTCA ATGTATATGAAGAAAAGCAGGAGGTGTTTGAGCGAGAAGCAG AGGGATATGAGAGGTTGGCGCGAGCTAGAGAGGAGGGTATTTCAATGGATACAGGCAAGGGTAATTTCAATGCCTCTTTCACCAATGATTTCATTGCTAACGAAACGGATTTTGGAGGGGCATTTTCTGTACTCAACACAGCCGTGggaccttcaaacctcaatattCCCACTGAAGGAGCTCTACCTGATGGTGATGATTCACTTGATATGTTTGCGGAAGATGATGAAAGTGCTGCTGCCAATCCAACTACTGACGGGGGTCATTTGGTTTCTGGTCCTGATCACGATAGAATTGGTCAGCCCTTGGAAA GTGGAGGTTGGCAGAATGACTACGTGTACGATGAGGCTTCTGg GTACTACTACAGCAGTAGCTCGGGTTACTACTATGACCCATCTTCAGGATTGTATTGTTGTGCAACATCGGGACAATG GTACTCATATAATGAAGCAACGGGTTCCTACAATGAAATTCAGGAGGCTCCAGTAGGCATTAGCTGA